A stretch of the Natribaculum luteum genome encodes the following:
- the yicI gene encoding alpha-xylosidase, with product MKRERLTVSAVESYDIEDGTVRLECAVEGPPEATERTWPVTLRFYDDRTFHFELETNPEVSADRPYPEYDESALEEPVDLTTAEHDGELHLDTGVLTVIVGLEEWRFRVEDENGVVFEEQREDQDVFGVDRVEPLGGVQEQINHNPRRMAETGTGFRLTPDEKLYGVGEQFVEFDRRGRTIEAWHKEPLGTETERAYKNIPFHLSINGYGLLVDTTARVTYDFGTESTASGTITVDDDRFAFVFFYGPSLKEIVRQYTAFTGRPDRPPKWSFGTWMSRLGYESRAELEEIADRLREEEIPCDVLHLDPFWMPPGESCTLEWDTDQFPDPEGMIAGLRDRNFRLSLWEHPHVPVGTDAFGEGVRNGYFVTDGAGKPYVMDDTCQGEYRGALVDFTNPEAVEWWKDKHRRLLEMGVAVFKTDYGEYVPEDAIFDNGKSGRIMHNLYPYLYNRAVYETVGEVNGDEEALVWGRAAWTGSQQFPMHWGGDPQTSWNGMAAALRGGLSASLSGIAFWSHDIGGFRGSPSDDLYVRWAQFGLLSSNSRCHGTTPREPWAFGEEALDIFRTYAQLRYRLLPYLYTYAEIAARTGLPEVRPLVLEYQDDPQTHRLDTQYLIGKDLLVAPVFQSKTTRDVYLPRGEWRHLWDGERYDGGQAVAIDAPLETMPIFVRAGSVLPQQEPTQFVQPGTPDDLILQVTLADGTANGRYYDETADRLVTVSAETNDQVLNVEVPSLSATQLRLEVVDTDDVSSVVINGESLSHTGDDPNPGEWTLSSDSLIAVV from the coding sequence ATGAAGCGTGAGCGACTGACGGTTTCGGCGGTCGAATCATACGATATCGAGGACGGCACGGTTCGACTGGAGTGTGCGGTCGAGGGCCCCCCCGAGGCCACTGAACGGACGTGGCCCGTAACGCTTCGGTTCTACGACGATCGGACGTTTCACTTCGAACTCGAGACGAATCCCGAGGTATCTGCCGATCGGCCGTATCCGGAGTACGACGAGTCGGCTCTGGAGGAGCCTGTCGACCTCACGACTGCGGAACACGACGGTGAACTGCATCTCGACACGGGCGTACTCACAGTCATCGTCGGTCTCGAGGAGTGGCGTTTCCGCGTCGAGGACGAAAACGGGGTCGTCTTCGAAGAACAACGCGAGGACCAGGACGTCTTCGGGGTCGACCGCGTCGAACCACTCGGCGGCGTCCAGGAGCAGATCAACCACAACCCACGACGGATGGCGGAAACGGGAACGGGATTCCGACTGACGCCCGACGAGAAACTCTACGGCGTCGGCGAGCAGTTCGTGGAGTTCGACCGTCGAGGCCGCACGATCGAGGCCTGGCACAAGGAACCCCTCGGCACCGAGACCGAACGTGCGTACAAGAACATCCCGTTTCACCTCTCGATCAACGGGTACGGGCTCCTCGTCGATACGACCGCCAGAGTCACCTACGATTTCGGCACTGAATCGACCGCCAGCGGTACCATCACCGTCGACGATGATCGCTTCGCGTTCGTCTTCTTCTACGGGCCGTCGTTGAAAGAGATCGTCCGCCAGTACACCGCCTTCACCGGTCGACCCGATCGGCCGCCTAAGTGGAGTTTCGGAACGTGGATGTCCCGGCTTGGCTACGAATCGAGGGCCGAACTCGAGGAGATCGCCGATCGACTTCGCGAGGAGGAGATCCCCTGTGACGTCTTGCATCTGGACCCGTTCTGGATGCCACCCGGCGAGTCCTGCACCCTCGAGTGGGACACCGACCAGTTCCCCGACCCCGAGGGGATGATCGCGGGGTTGCGCGATCGGAACTTCCGACTCTCCCTGTGGGAACATCCTCACGTCCCCGTCGGCACGGACGCGTTCGGCGAGGGCGTCCGGAACGGGTATTTCGTCACCGACGGGGCCGGAAAGCCGTACGTGATGGACGACACCTGCCAGGGGGAGTATCGTGGCGCCCTGGTCGATTTCACGAACCCCGAAGCCGTGGAGTGGTGGAAAGATAAACACCGGCGGCTTCTCGAGATGGGCGTTGCCGTCTTCAAGACGGACTACGGCGAGTACGTTCCCGAGGATGCGATCTTCGACAACGGGAAGAGCGGTCGGATCATGCACAACCTCTATCCGTACCTGTACAACCGGGCGGTCTACGAGACGGTCGGCGAGGTCAACGGCGACGAGGAGGCCCTCGTCTGGGGTCGAGCCGCCTGGACGGGCAGCCAGCAGTTCCCGATGCACTGGGGTGGCGACCCACAGACTTCCTGGAATGGAATGGCCGCGGCACTCCGCGGTGGACTGTCGGCTTCCCTCTCGGGAATCGCCTTCTGGAGCCACGACATCGGCGGCTTCCGTGGCTCCCCGAGCGACGACCTGTACGTCAGGTGGGCGCAGTTCGGCCTGCTCTCGAGCAACAGCCGATGTCACGGCACGACGCCGCGAGAGCCCTGGGCCTTCGGCGAAGAAGCCCTCGACATTTTCCGCACGTACGCACAGCTTCGCTATCGGCTGCTCCCCTATCTGTACACGTATGCCGAGATCGCTGCTCGAACCGGTCTCCCCGAGGTTCGTCCACTCGTCCTCGAGTACCAGGACGACCCGCAGACCCACCGACTCGACACCCAGTACCTCATCGGCAAAGACCTGCTCGTGGCACCTGTCTTCCAGTCCAAGACGACCCGCGACGTCTACCTTCCACGAGGTGAGTGGCGCCACCTCTGGGACGGCGAGCGATACGACGGCGGACAAGCCGTCGCGATCGACGCTCCACTCGAGACGATGCCGATTTTCGTCCGTGCGGGAAGCGTCCTCCCCCAGCAGGAACCGACCCAGTTCGTCCAGCCGGGAACGCCGGACGACCTCATCCTGCAGGTCACCCTCGCGGACGGGACGGCAAACGGACGCTATTACGACGAGACCGCGGATCGACTCGTGACCGTTTCGGCCGAGACGAACGACCAGGTTCTCAACGTGGAGGTTCCGTCGCTCTCGGCCACCCAGCTTCGACTCGAGGTGGTCGATACCGACGACGTCTCCAGTGTCGTTATTAACGGAGAATCGCTCTCGCATACCGGGGACGACCCGAACCCCGGTGAGTGGACGCTCTCGTCAGATTCACTTATCGCCGTGGTATAA
- a CDS encoding glycoside hydrolase family 3 N-terminal domain-containing protein, with amino-acid sequence MQATDREIAATILADLSLEEKVAQLGTVRIGSLLEDGEFSRERAFETIPHGIGRVTRVGRESRLDPEALSRVVHDIQRFLEGETRPGIPAICREEALCGYAGRRGTAFPQSIGMASTWNPPLLEQVADEISGQLRAVGCQATLAPVLDIGIDPRWGRVEETYGEDPYLVASMGLAAIEGFQAGDRESVLATAKHFVGHGRPEGGRNRAPVTHSFRTLKQNDLWPFRAAVERGGVESVMAAYQAVDGVPCHADDRLLTGILREEWGFDGTVVSDGRGIELLCDDHHVVSDHASAGTTALRAGIDVELPEIECFGASLLEAVREERIDEKFVDRAVCRHLEQKSRLGLFDSAAPDPERASAAFGTDDQRLLARQAARESLVLLENDGTLPISDEASVAVVGPNADEPRHLLGNYTYAAAESDDDGLEVTTPLEAIRDRLGRASVRYERGCGILAEGGQADLESQEFDAARTIADTADVVVACVGGRSGIDVERDATGTAGEGLDRATLGLPGHQHALLEAVTETGTPVVVVLVSGRPLSLDGRFDAPGAILEAWLPGQAGGLAIADVLFGDVDAVGRLPVSIPRSVGQLPAHYRRTALSTNQHYVDEAADPWYSFGHGESYATFEYGELEVDAKTVSMAGSIDLALEVENVGNRPGIEVVQLYVRDREASVTRPDRELRGFCRLSLSPGERRRVSFSLPVDALALVDRDAEWTIEPGSFEVQVGRSAADIRLRETIAVTGAPTPPSSPVAFSDSTVDR; translated from the coding sequence ATGCAAGCGACAGACAGAGAGATAGCTGCTACGATTCTCGCGGACCTCTCTCTCGAAGAGAAAGTGGCCCAGCTCGGCACGGTTCGGATCGGCTCGCTGCTCGAGGATGGAGAGTTCTCTCGAGAACGCGCGTTCGAGACGATTCCACACGGGATCGGCCGCGTCACGCGCGTTGGCCGGGAGAGTCGTCTCGATCCGGAAGCCCTCTCGCGCGTCGTCCACGATATACAGCGGTTTCTCGAGGGAGAAACGCGTCCCGGGATTCCGGCTATTTGCCGGGAGGAGGCCCTCTGTGGCTACGCCGGCCGGCGCGGTACCGCGTTCCCACAGAGTATCGGGATGGCGAGTACGTGGAATCCGCCTCTGCTCGAGCAGGTGGCAGACGAGATATCGGGACAGCTCCGGGCCGTCGGCTGTCAGGCGACGCTCGCACCGGTACTCGATATCGGGATCGATCCACGGTGGGGGCGGGTCGAGGAGACCTACGGCGAGGACCCGTACCTCGTGGCCTCTATGGGGCTCGCCGCAATCGAGGGATTTCAGGCCGGAGATCGAGAATCGGTCCTCGCAACCGCCAAGCACTTCGTCGGCCACGGTCGCCCCGAAGGCGGACGGAACCGCGCCCCGGTGACCCACTCGTTTCGCACGCTCAAACAGAACGACCTCTGGCCGTTTCGGGCGGCAGTCGAACGAGGCGGGGTCGAATCTGTCATGGCTGCCTACCAGGCCGTCGACGGCGTACCCTGCCACGCTGACGATCGCCTCCTCACGGGGATACTCCGCGAAGAGTGGGGGTTCGACGGCACGGTCGTCTCGGACGGCCGTGGGATCGAACTTCTCTGTGACGATCATCACGTGGTGTCCGACCACGCGAGTGCTGGAACGACCGCACTCCGTGCGGGTATCGACGTCGAACTTCCCGAGATCGAGTGTTTCGGCGCGTCACTTCTCGAGGCCGTCCGTGAGGAACGGATCGACGAGAAATTCGTCGACCGGGCAGTTTGTCGCCACCTCGAGCAAAAGTCCCGTCTCGGCCTGTTCGACTCGGCGGCTCCGGACCCGGAACGAGCCAGCGCGGCCTTCGGTACCGACGATCAGCGCCTCCTCGCTCGACAAGCTGCTCGAGAATCGCTCGTTCTGCTGGAAAACGACGGGACTCTCCCCATTTCGGACGAGGCGTCCGTCGCGGTCGTGGGGCCCAACGCGGACGAACCGCGCCATCTACTCGGCAACTACACCTACGCGGCGGCGGAGTCCGACGACGACGGTCTCGAGGTCACCACGCCACTCGAGGCCATCCGTGACCGACTTGGACGGGCATCGGTCCGATACGAACGGGGCTGTGGTATCTTGGCCGAGGGCGGGCAGGCCGACCTCGAGTCGCAGGAGTTCGATGCGGCCAGGACCATCGCCGACACAGCCGACGTCGTCGTTGCCTGCGTCGGTGGTCGATCCGGTATCGACGTCGAACGCGACGCGACCGGCACCGCTGGGGAAGGACTCGACCGGGCGACACTTGGGCTGCCGGGGCATCAGCACGCGCTGCTCGAGGCGGTTACCGAAACCGGAACGCCAGTCGTCGTCGTGCTCGTCAGCGGCCGTCCGCTCTCGCTCGATGGTCGTTTCGACGCGCCCGGTGCGATCCTCGAGGCCTGGCTTCCGGGACAGGCTGGCGGGCTAGCGATTGCGGACGTGCTGTTCGGGGACGTGGATGCCGTCGGACGACTCCCCGTGTCGATTCCGCGGTCGGTCGGTCAGCTTCCCGCCCACTACCGTCGGACGGCGCTTTCGACCAACCAGCACTACGTCGACGAGGCCGCCGATCCGTGGTATTCGTTTGGCCACGGGGAAAGCTACGCGACTTTCGAGTACGGCGAACTCGAGGTCGACGCGAAGACGGTTTCGATGGCCGGGTCGATCGATCTCGCTCTCGAGGTCGAAAATGTCGGGAACCGACCCGGTATCGAGGTCGTCCAGCTCTACGTTCGAGATCGCGAGGCCAGCGTGACGCGTCCAGATCGTGAACTCCGTGGCTTCTGTCGGCTCTCCCTGTCGCCTGGCGAGCGTCGACGAGTCTCGTTCTCGCTGCCGGTCGACGCACTTGCACTCGTCGATCGGGACGCCGAGTGGACGATCGAACCGGGGTCGTTCGAGGTACAGGTCGGGCGCTCTGCGGCGGATATCCGGCTGCGTGAGACGATCGCAGTGACGGGCGCT